GCTAATGTTAAAAATAAATAAATGAAATATATAGTTGCGGTAGATATAGGAACTTCAAGTACAAAGGCGATTGCTTTTGATTTATTTGGTAAAAGCTTGGTAGAATACCGCGTAACGTATCCTATTATATCTTCTGGACCAACCTATTGTGAGCAGGAGCCCGAATGTTTATTTGATGCTGTGGTGACATGTATAACACAGGTTTGCCTATTAATGAAACAAAGATTTTCAGTGACCTCTTTGTTAGGAGTAAGTTTCAGTAGTGCCATGCACGGCCTTATAGTGGTAGATCAAAAGGGAACACCTTTAACAAATTGTATTATCTGGGCTGATACAAGAAGTGAACCTTTTGCTGCTGACCTCAAAGCCAGCTCAATAGGACACGATATTTATATGAACACTGGAACGCCCATTCATGCGATGTCACCCCTTTGCAAAATAGGTTGGATGCAAGTCCATATGAAAGATACTTTTGATAGCGCACATAAATTTATTTCCATAAAGGAATACGTTTTCTTTAAATTGTTTGGACAATACGTGATTGACTTTTCAATAGCATCTGCAACCGGATTATTAGAAACACGTACACAGCGGTGGTACGCTCCTGCGCTTGAAGTTGCGGGGATTTCTCCGGAGCAACTTTCTACATTGGTTCCCATCACCCATATTTTACACGGGCTGGTTCCATATTATGCAGATCTCATGCAAATAGACGATAATGTTCCATTCATAGTAGGAGGGAGCGATGGCTGCTTGGCAAATTTAGGAGCAGGCGCTGTAACGGCTGGACTTGCTTCTGTTACCATAGGTACCAGTGGTGCTATCCGTCTCGTATCTGAGGAACCTTCTACGGATCCAAAAGGTCGTATTTTCAGTTATGTCATTTCCCCGGAAATTTTTGTTTTAGGTGGGGCTGTTAATAACGGAGGTAATATACTTCAATGGTTTCAAAATGGATTTATTTCCGATAATGAGCAGCCACTTAATATTACTATTCCTTTACTCACGGCAGAAGCGAGCACCATAAGCGCAGGGTCTGAAGGCCTTATTTTTCTGCCTTATTTAGCCGGAGAGCGTGCCCCTTATTGGGATGCAAAAGCTAAAGGAGTGTTTTTTGGAATACAGATGCATCATCGCAAGGCTCATTTCATTAGGGCAATTATGGAAGGAATCATTTTTGGTATGTATAGTATAGGAAAAGCGCTGGAAGAAACTGTTGGTGCGATTGACCTGCTTTTAGCAAGCGGAGGTTTTGCCCGTTCCGGTGTTTGGATACAAATGTTATCAGATATTTTCAATAAAAAAGTATGTGTCAAAAGGACGGTGGAAAGTTCAGCAATGGGAGCGGCAATTGTTGGGATGGAAGCATTACGTCTCATAGACGGCTTTAAGCTTTGGGACGAAAGTGATTTCCCTATTGCCGAGTTTTACCCCGATCAGGATAGACATCGAATTTACATGGAGAATTTTATTGTATTCGAACGCTTATATATCAAATTGAAAGATGAATTCTAATGAATAAGGCTTTTTTGCAGTTAACAACGTAATTAGATTAGATGGGCAGTTTTTACATTAGTATAACAGGCGACTTAAATATTTAGCGACTTAAATTTGTTATTGTCAATAAAAGTCGATTAATTTGATATACTTTGTATGAATTAAACTAGGAGGATATAATGAGTCTACAATTAGGTGATACCGCTCCCAATTTCCAAGCGGTTACAACAGAAGGAAATATCGATTTTTACGATTATGCAGGTAATAGCTGGGTGGTGCTTTATTCGCACCCATCGGATTATACCCCAGTGTGTACTACTGAATTAGGTAAAACGGCAGCTCTGAAAGAGGAGTTTGATAAGCGAAATGTGAAGGTGCTGGCGCTGAGCGTAGATGACATAGAAGATCATAAAGGCTGGGTTAAAGATATTAATGAGACTCAGCATGTTGAAGTTAATTTTCCGATTATCGCAGATAAGGACAGGAAGATTGCAGAGGCTTACGGAATGATTCACCCGAACGCTTCTGCGACAGCAACTGTAAGATCAGTATATATTATCGGACCAGATAAAAAAGTTAAATTAACTATTACATATCCAGCATCAACAGGGAGGAATTTCCAAGAGATTTTACGAGTGATTGATTCTTTACAGCTGACTGCTGACTATAGTGTTGCAACTCCGGCCGATTGGAAAGACGGGGAAGACGTTATTGTCGTGCCTGCGATAAAAACCGAAGATATACCCGCGAAATTTCCAAAGGGCTATACGGAGATAAAATCCTATTTACGCACCACGCCGCAGCCGAATAGGTAATGAGACGATAGTTTATTCACAATGTTCAGCTAATAATTGTTAACTGTTGCTTGTTCGTAAACGTTAAAATAGAAAAGCTAACAGCTAATATCTAAAAGCCGTTAGCTTTTTTTAATTTTTTATACAAT
This Olivibacter sp. SDN3 DNA region includes the following protein-coding sequences:
- a CDS encoding gluconokinase — translated: MKYIVAVDIGTSSTKAIAFDLFGKSLVEYRVTYPIISSGPTYCEQEPECLFDAVVTCITQVCLLMKQRFSVTSLLGVSFSSAMHGLIVVDQKGTPLTNCIIWADTRSEPFAADLKASSIGHDIYMNTGTPIHAMSPLCKIGWMQVHMKDTFDSAHKFISIKEYVFFKLFGQYVIDFSIASATGLLETRTQRWYAPALEVAGISPEQLSTLVPITHILHGLVPYYADLMQIDDNVPFIVGGSDGCLANLGAGAVTAGLASVTIGTSGAIRLVSEEPSTDPKGRIFSYVISPEIFVLGGAVNNGGNILQWFQNGFISDNEQPLNITIPLLTAEASTISAGSEGLIFLPYLAGERAPYWDAKAKGVFFGIQMHHRKAHFIRAIMEGIIFGMYSIGKALEETVGAIDLLLASGGFARSGVWIQMLSDIFNKKVCVKRTVESSAMGAAIVGMEALRLIDGFKLWDESDFPIAEFYPDQDRHRIYMENFIVFERLYIKLKDEF
- a CDS encoding peroxiredoxin is translated as MSLQLGDTAPNFQAVTTEGNIDFYDYAGNSWVVLYSHPSDYTPVCTTELGKTAALKEEFDKRNVKVLALSVDDIEDHKGWVKDINETQHVEVNFPIIADKDRKIAEAYGMIHPNASATATVRSVYIIGPDKKVKLTITYPASTGRNFQEILRVIDSLQLTADYSVATPADWKDGEDVIVVPAIKTEDIPAKFPKGYTEIKSYLRTTPQPNR